Within the Erpetoichthys calabaricus chromosome 1, fErpCal1.3, whole genome shotgun sequence genome, the region ACACTAATGACATTGTAATATGATAAATACAACATTCCATGAGACATCTGTCATAtaaattgaatatactgtataagtaaatGATGCAGTGTTGCTCATTAATGTATGCAGTTTTGTACTGTAATTAGTACATTATATGTTAACAAATACTACATTATGCTTACTTAAGAGTTTTTGCATTCATTATTTCATCATAAAGCTTCAAATTGTTTGACATTAAACAATGTGGGGGTTTTAAAGAGAAGGAGTTTACATATAACTACTAACATATACAAAATGTTCAGTCAATGCTGTCTCACGGCGTGTACTATGTTATAACAATGTGCTTGAAAAGTGAATTCTTCTCATTTATTTAACTGTGCTTGTTTTGACCCTAGCAAGGACGGTGGTAAAAAGAAGGATGCTAATATATGCATTTCTTTTTATACCATTAATGTAACTTTTACTTTTGGGTAACATTGGACAAAtttcacattacatttaaaactgtCCATTAAACAGTTACATGGCGGTGTAAAGAAATACAGGTTTCCTGCTGCCAAAGTCGGTGAGGATTCAGCTTTGCTGACTTCTAGGAATTAGAATTAACTTGTCTAGTGGATTGGCCTGCCCCATtaaacagaggtagatttcttgGTCAAAGTTCAAAGTGACTTTATCAGGTTATGTTATGTGGTGTCCATGGAAAAAGGCTGTACTTCAGGTCAAGGCAAAGTCCAGTGTGTGATTATTTTATCCGTTAACAAAATGAAGGTGCTTAAAATGATACaggtttttaaaactgttttacaaGGCTGGGGCTTTGATAAAACTCGTACACTTTAAATTTAAGAATGTACTGGGCTTACAAAAATGATTGATATGATTGTGCAGGTAAAGTATGAAAATATCTTacttatttaattgtttaaatgggaattaaattatttttggagCTTTTCTGTAGAGAACTGATTAGTTTTAACTTGAATGGCTGGTGGACATGTGACCTTTTTATATATTGGACTGGCAGACATTTGcagaaaagtaatattttatttcaatggtTGCATAGTACACAGGAGGctgtaaaaaggcaaatgttTACTGTGTGGGTGAAAGAAAAATGCTGTGTACATCAGTGAACTGCAGTTCTTTAATATCCGTAGTTACAAATGTAGATTATGTGACAAAGCAAAAAAGCTTTACTAACTTTCTGAATTAAGGtccactgttttaaaatattgcCATTATTTAACATTTCTGATGTGGAAGTGTCAAATGTGAGCTTTCAGTTTGAAATAGTTCTGGTTGTTCTGTCCTCTTGCTGTGTGGAATACTGTGTCATAATGTAGTTAACAGTTGTCATTTAGTCTTTTATATAACGCTGTAAATAACATACTAATAACTAGATGTTATGTTGTActgaatatacaatataatatctTATAGGACAAAAGTAGTATTTTACTAGAAAAGTATTATCTTAAAGAGGAGCAGCTCATGCAGCAAAACTTATTTAGATTCTATATTGTAATTTAAAGAAATATGCATACAAAATGCCAGCATTGcatcaatttttttaaatgtggtgaAACCTGCTTCTAAAATATGTACAGCAGCAGACAAGACTTTTGTTCCCAAACTTATTTGCTCACACATgctcattattttgtatttattataatagtacttatatttttataaattatttttgacaTCCAAGTTCTTTTTACTTAATTCAAATATGCTGACATCACTAAGCAAGATAGATAAGCTGTAATGGTGGTAATTTTCCTTCATTGAAGTgttgtttttaatatgttttgttgaatttgcattttaaaacaaatcacactATTTATGAATGTAAATGTTATTCTTGTAGAATGCATGTGTTGTTTGTCTAGTCACATTTAAGATCATTGTAGTTTTctttattgttatcatttataTCATACTCAGGTATCAGCTTTTGCTACcatatagtaaaaataataatttttaaattacatgttATATATAAGATTTCACATCATTGTCAATTGAATTGTCATATATTTCTTGTAAAAATGCTAAAACAGTCTTGAGGTACTTTATAGTTAGAGTTAGAGTTgttgtatatacatatgtgtattgGTCTTGTTTATATTGTGGTTATTTTTTCCTTGAATACAATCCATAACTGTATTATTAGATCATAAGAGAAGTAGGGACCTTCACCAAACTATTACTTTGGGTCACAAATAGTCTACAGAAAGTATCAGAAGAATATAGATTTCAACATTTTATAGTATTTCTGCTTATTCATTTCCTGAACTGCTGTAATCATTTGTGAAGTGTGGCTGTTCATCAAAGTTATtatattaatgttatgttttatgattGTATCTTTCAtagttctgtaattttttttaagactCAAAAGTTCTGTTGTTTTCATGTGGGTTAATAGCATACATGCAAATTTGTGAAATGCTGATAGCTGAAGAAAAATGGATGCTTGTTCAGTTCTATGGAAATTTTATGGAAAGCATGAAATCTTACTAAAAGAAACTAATAGTTGTGCAGTTATTGGAGGAGATTATCTGATTGAATTTGGATAATGGTTTGAAGTGAGAATTCCAGGTGTTTGTTAGTCAAGCTCCAGCATAATGTCAGAGTAAATcattataaatgcaatgaattgttTGTTGCATATGGAATCCTGCCTGATTTTAAACTGTTTACCCCCCTCCTCTTTATTAGGTTGGTACTGGGGTAGTCTGACTGCCACTGAAGCCAAAGAGATATTACAGAATGCAACAGAAGGAACATTTCTGATTAGGGACAGCTCTCAGACGAACTATTTGTTTACAATTTCTGCAAAAACATCAGTGGGACCAACAAACTTGCGCATAGAATACAGGGATGGCAAGTTCAAGCTGGACTCGGTGGTGTTTATCAAGCCCAAACTCAAGCAGTTTGAAAGTGTGGTTAATCTTGTGCAACATTATGTGTTTTTGTCCAGTGCTTCAAAAACTTCAGAATCTTTACTGCCTAATGGAACAGTGCAACTGCTATTGATCAAGCCAGTTTATATGTCCACTCCATCCCTGCAACATCTGTGCAGGCTCTCCATTAACAAATCTACTAAGAAGATCGAAGAGCTGCCCCTCCCTAATCGATTGAAGCAGTATTTGACAGAGTATACTTACTGTGTATGAACTGTATGAATTCAGTTGCACATACAGCATCATAACAAGAACTTTGTACCAAATGCTTAAGcacttttatttactgtaacaATACTTTAACAATCCAGTTTAATTGTTATCATATCTGCGAATGTTTCAGTGTACACTATGAAAAATCTTAAGGAacgacatttgtttttgttttgtttttttcaattgatGTATTATCGGTCCTGTTTAATGAAACTTGACTATTTTTTCCATGGGACCTGTAACCTTCAGTTTGAATGGATGTTCCTTTAACAATATCTATAAATAGTTGCACTACAGTACTGTTATCTTGCTCTCTGgcccaatttttaaaataatgccaAATTGTAAGAGCAGCTCTTGCCAGAGCAGTCTTTATCTTGAAAAGTGCacattttttgtatgtgtttattgcaGTGATGTATGTCATGCCTCCAAAATATTTTGAAGAGATGTTAGTTTCCTAATAAAAGTTGTCATACAAATTTTATTCCTTGTAAGTTTTTTCTTAATACTATATAAATTACagaaattgaatataaaatcagtattttaaaaagtCTACAACTTAATATCATGTGTTTGCTAAATTCAGTTTggtaaacacaaatatttttatattgtgtgctactttaatacatttgcaaacattttttttattcatgatcCAAGATGACTTCCATATTCATGAATCCAATTTAGACAGAATTTTTATGCATTCAGAAAAGTCAAAAATCCAATTTCTGGAGAATGACACATGTAAATGTACTTTTGGTATTAAATCATTAATAGTATCGTTTCCTAGCAGTTTACTTGAATCTGTTGGATTCTTATACCACAActaccatccattcatttacaaTCTTTAATAACTGTACAAAGATATGGTGATATATTGTTACATAATATTATACCTTTTGGTTAGTAATTAAAATGTAAGTGTTAGAGCATTTCTAAAAGCtgttgtatttaacaaaaattgaTATATGGTTAAATTTAATGTTGTGCCTTGTAGCCATTAAATAGTTTTAGgggtaagaaaaaataaaaatgtatttttggtgATATAATACCCTCTAATATAGCACTGCATTGGGAATGTTAAATTGTAAAtctaaaagtgaaagtaaaaggaatatttttttttttgttttacataaaattagGAACTCATGTTGCAGGTTAGGAAATAGATGGATTAATAAATCACTCAACAACTAAATCAATGGCAATGTgctgaaaaaaaagtaaatcaattaTATCATAGTAAGTGGTCTTCCATTTCTTGTAAATTACATGGTTTACGACTGAAATAGTGCAtttcttttactatacctaatattgtcaatgtatttttctgttaatttaagtTTACGCTACCCAGATTTGAAAATGTAGGCATTTTCCCAAATGTCAACTATACGCGTCTAGAGATGCAgtctttgtcttaattttttaaaacagattttactGGGAAACACTTACAGCTTGACACAACACAGAATAAAATTTATCCGTGTAAAtcttaaaaacagtttttctcAAAGGTAAAGGTGCATTTGTGGGAGATATATTGAAAATATTCTCATTAAATCCATTGGGATTTAACAGCTGATAGAAAGACTACTTTAGACTActttagaaaaatataataaggatttaagattatattatgttattgcaaataaatatttaaaatgtattgggtgaaactttatttttaataaaataacacttgGTATGGAAGAATAATTTGGATATTCATTTGTTACATTAAGATGAGATGGTGCCAGGATGGTTGCAGTTTTGGGAAAAGATGGTAACTTCCATTCCTTAAAAATATAAGgacaagttttataaaaaaaaaaaaaaaagactttcccTTACTTTGTGCATTCCTTTGAAACTTATGggttaaaaaattttcttttcCACCCCAACAACTTTATACTAAAGTTTATACTAAATTCAGAGATGGTTCTGATGGGACTATGAGCCTACTAAGCATATTgtaaattagaaaaatgaaaatcagtaaaACATTATTGACAGTAGTAGCAATATTCAGCAGTCTAGTCAATCTGTTTGATATTTATGTGTAGGTTCTGAATCATTATAGAGGCATGTTTGGGTCAGAAACTTAAATGCAATGTGTGATTTTCTTTTAGAAAACAGAGTCACGATTCAAATAAAGTTATTGAAGTTGCAGTTAATTGGAACTGTTGACATGTCTTCGGCATGCGTAATTTTGCAAGTAAAATTGTTATGCTTAAGAGTATATTACTACCTTACAGCATATGATCCTCAGCTTATAGGCCACATATTGTATGTATCAAAATATTTAGAGAGGACTGACACAATTAGCAGactaaaacacacacatgcagttAAAATGATCTGAAAATGATCATGGAGAGACAACTGACTGCAAAGTGCTAGGgtgttgcattcaaaaaattaaactttagTTGGTAGGCAAACCTTCAATACACTGAGGTATGAAGTAAGCTAAAAAGAAGTGTTTGATTTTAATCCAACGTGCAGAAGCCACATGGTTCTTGTTTTCACAATGATGAGGATGTTTGCCAatataaaaaatccttttttcaaaacctgtctaTTTATGTGAGGTTATGGCTATGGAGATCTTACACAAAGAAGGTGCCTGCCGTGGAAGGGACTTCAGTCCATTACAGTACACATTCATAGATAAAGGACTAATTTGGAATTTTCATTCTAGTGGAAGAAAGGTTTGTTGGAAAAGTGATGTCTCATGAGCAGAACAGTAAGGTGTTAAACACTTATTTTAGTATAAACAGCATATTACATACATGTAATGGCACTTTTTTGGGAGAAATATTTTCACTAAGCCACTTAACAACAATTTTATCTTTCCCCAATTGCTGATGGGTTAGGCTCTGGCTCTTTTTGATCATTAATTGGTTAataaaatgaatcaatgaatACTGTTTTGGATGCTGTCAAACATTGATATTCCAATATATGTCAGATTCACAAAACCTTTATGTAGCCTCCAGATAGCCTCTATGCAGTTTTTACATAAAAAGCAGTTGCAATCTGTATTTTAGTGCTTATTCTTTTGACACCAATTCACTTTCAAGAATCAAAATTgttaagtaaatttaaaaatggatatgCTGTTAATTTAGACTGCTTTCCTCCTTGCTTTACCAAATGCCTTTTAGCATATGGTTGGAAGAAGAAGCTTTATAAGATAAAGATTGATGGATTAATTTATGGGTTGCACAATGGTGCCGCTACTGAATTGCACTAAGGAGATTTGGGTTCAGatcccaggtgctccctgcatggagtttctcTAGGTGTTCcattttcctcccatagtccaaagatgtgcagataaGGTGAACTGATATTGTTAAATTGGTCCTAGTATGTGTGTTTGGGTCTGTCCTGggatggttcctaccttgcatccCATGATTGCTGTGACGGGCTCCAGCTGCCCACAACCCTGCCCTAACTTTGCAGGCTAGGAAAATAAATGGgtgtattagtttaaataaaaagaaagttgtttttttgtgcTGAATTCACTTTTAGATGCCACTTTGCCATTACTTAAAATTTTGTCAGATGttcaatgtgtacattttaatgcaataatcaaaagtcaaaatgacCCTGCAGCTCCTTTGGTCTAGCATTCAGGTACTACCAGATAATAGAGCTCATCCTTTCACAAGATTCTTACAAACATTCCCTTATCTACAACTTTTGCTCTCCTAAGATTATGCCTCATCACTTCCTTGCCCATTTATTTTACCACAACTTCCAAATGTTGACTAAAGTGACAGTTTATACCCATTTCTGGTCTCGCTTCCTGTATCCAGAATAGAAAGGTGCAAGGTCACTAGACTGCAGCGCCCTGTTGCCGGAAAGCTGTTGCTCCCATTTTCAGCTTGACAAAACTAGGCACATGTACTGTAAGTGCCATACAGTTGCCTGCTTAATTAATTTGTCTTCAAGTTCTCAGTCAATTTCTTCTGGGTGTTAGTTCTGTACTAATAAGTAAGACGGTATTGTAACAGGCCCTGCGCCAGACTCCCCAAATGTTTCCTTTAACCCAGTGCCCTTGTCAATGTATTTCTGTGACACCAGATATAAACAGTGGGCTACTGTCCACTTGCAGACTTCTTTTAACCACACTGCCTTCAGGATAGGTTTATTCATGTAGTTTTTATCTTAAATAAAGCCATTTGTCTGTCTTGTGTCCACTTTGTATTTGCTTATCCTCTGGCAACTGAACAAATATACATCTAAAagatttgatttttgtcttattatattattacttttcactttagttttgattattataatacattttccCATCACATTTCTGTATCTGCTTTATCTATTTTCTGTATCAAGTATTCTGGTTATGGCTGTAGGGTACTGTAAAATCTCACAGAAAAATATTAGCTCCACATTTAAGAAGTCCCTCCAGTCTTAACTCAAACCTGATGCCTGAGGCTTGTGACAGCCTGGTGTgtcaaacataaataacataatatacaatacagtacTTCATTCATTAAAAGAGCATCGGGCATACTGTAACTGGGAAGCACAAAATGCAGTGTAGGAATTAGCATTAAAAAAGATATGCAAATCCATCATGAAGTCTAGTTACACAAACACTTACAGGGGCAATCTAGGATTGCTATATCTTAGTGATGTGAGGGGAAATCTGGAATGCCCGAAGAAAATAATGATGGTAATTTCAAGCAGCAGagtaaagaataataatagtattacatCAGAACTAATCtattataagaaataaataaaaacaaaaatacaaaaataatttaacactaACTGTGAAACCTAAGTAATGAACattgacctcagtgttaatgtttgcagtgcaccctgCAATGCATATTGTAAGTCTCTGTTTTATGCCTTTTGCAATGAGATTTGTAAaaacattgttaatgtttgtgatgtgccatccattggaatgacaaattcaaaaattttattactaaaaatgtttatgatgcaccatcttttggaatgacagagacacagcaatgtGTTGGATGTccagacagacacttatccttttattaaggtggatatgcgAAAGaatgcatacagtggtgtgaaaaactatttgcccccttcctgatttcttattcttttgcatgtttgtcacacaaaatgtttctgatcatcaaacacatttaaccattagtcaaatataacacaagtaaacacaaaatgcagtttttaaatgatggtttttattatttagggagaaaaaaaatccaaacctacatggccctgtgtgaaaaagtaattgcccccttgttaaaaaataacctaactgtggtgtatcacacctgagttcaatttccgtagccacccccaggcctgattacttccacacctgtttcaatcaagaaatcacttaaataggagctgcctgacacagagaagtagaccaaaagcacctcaaaagctagacatcatgccaagatccaaagaaattcaggaacaaatgagaacagaagtaattgagatctatcagtctggtaaaggttataaagccatttctaaagctttggtactccagcgaaccacagtgagagccattatccacaaataacaaaaacatggaacagtggtgaaccttcccaggagtggccggccgaccaaaattaccccaagagcgcagagacgactcatccgagaggtcacaaaagaccccaggacaacgtctaaagaactgcaggcctcacttgcctcaattaaggtcagtgttcacgactccaccataagaaagagactgggcaaaaacagcctgcatggcagatttccaagacgcaaaccactgttaagcaaaaagaacattagggctcgtctcaattttgctaagaaacatctcaatgattgccaagacttttgggaaaataccttgtggactgatgagtcaaaagttgaactttttggaaggcaaatgtcccgttacatctggcgtaaaaggaacacagcatttcagaaaaagaacatcataccaacagtaaaatatggtggtggtagtgtgatggtctggggttgttttgctgcttcaggacctggaaggcttgctgtgatagatggaaccatgaattctactgtctaccaaaaaatcctgaaggagaatgtccggccatctgttcgtcaactcaagctgaagcgatcttgggtgctgcaacaggacaatgacccaaaacacaccagcaaatccacctctgaatggctgaagaaaaacaaaatgaagactttggagtggcctagtcaaagtcctgacctgaatccaattgagatgctatggcatgaccttaaaaaggcggttcatgctagaaaaccctcaaataaagctgaattacaacaattttgcaaagatgagtgggccaaaattcctccagagcgctgtaaaagactcattgcaagttatcgcaaacgcttgattgcagttattgctgctaagggtggcccaaccagttattaggttcagggggcaattactttttcacacagggccatgtaggtttggatttttttttctccctaaataataaaaaccaccatttacaaactgcattttgtgtttacttgtgttatatttgactaatggttaaaagtgtttgatgatcagaaacattttgtgtgacaaacatgcaaaagaataagaaatcaggaagggggcaaatagtttttcacaccactgtatatgcatgGCAGAAAGCAATAATaatccatgaaaaaaaataaacatagtaaataaagacaaaaagaaaaaaatagctgaTACTAAGAATGCAGGAAAATATTGGAAATAAACACATATGTAAAGGTGTCAGCATtataaaagtacaataaaaaaggataatacagtatattaccatTTGAAACCAGAACTCAAAACCCCAGCATctatttttaactgttattttcaGTCTGTAGTTTGATCATTCATTTGAATTTACCCATTAGCTAGTCCTCAGTTTAACTTGATCACAGAAGTGAGCCccttattacttttttctttatttgtttattgaccACCAATTATTTATGTTCTAATTTTCTTAGAACCTCTGTacttattaattaattgttttctgttttggttCCATTTAGTATCCCCATCCTTTTAATACTATTGGTCTGGTAATACTTTTTGTAAGATTTATCCTTTGTGCAACAGGTatccatttcttcttttccttctccctTTTGTGCCTTCCCATCATACACAgtctgtttacttttcttcttttttactgTTCTTTCTAAAATTCTTTCTAATTCTAAaactgttcttttttgttttagaatttttcACAAGTGGACCAATAAGAGTGTGTTGTCCTTGAAATGCGGTAGCCCCTTCCTTGAAATCTCTTTATTTGTATTCACTATTATCCTGTCATTTATATTTCTCTGGATATATGAACTCTGTTtataattttactgtttattttttcaatcCACTAATATTACTCTTTGGTTATTTTGCTACTTACACTTCTTTAGATATTTtttctgtgtgtatatgttttgAATTTCTATTTTTCTAAACTTGTTTTGGTGTATACTTACCATTGCTAACTAATTATTTCATATTATCTTTATTtactatgtttatttattttcattgaacGCTATTGCTTTCtaccatatatattatatatacatatatatatatatatatatacatatatatatatatatatatacatatatatatatatatatatatatatatatacatatatatatatatatatatatatatatatatatatatatatatatatatatatatacatacatacagtggaacctcggtttgcgagcataattcgttccggaaatgtgcttgtaGTCCAaggcactcgtatatcaaagtgaatttccccataagaaataatggaaactcag harbors:
- the socs2 gene encoding suppressor of cytokine signaling 2, which gives rise to MTCHSSDSTEAIDNERRSETESRAVDSDQNRIAAAMRELRSTGWYWGSLTATEAKEILQNATEGTFLIRDSSQTNYLFTISAKTSVGPTNLRIEYRDGKFKLDSVVFIKPKLKQFESVVNLVQHYVFLSSASKTSESLLPNGTVQLLLIKPVYMSTPSLQHLCRLSINKSTKKIEELPLPNRLKQYLTEYTYCV